The Trachemys scripta elegans isolate TJP31775 chromosome 6, CAS_Tse_1.0, whole genome shotgun sequence genome includes a window with the following:
- the HDHD2 gene encoding haloacid dehalogenase-like hydrolase domain-containing protein 2, whose translation MAARRVLKAVLVDLSGTLHVEDSAVPGAQEALKRLRNAPVAIRFVTNTTKESKRDLLERLKTLEFDIAEDEIFTSLTAARNLLEQKQVRPLLLVDDNALQDFRGIPTNDPNAVVVGLAPEHFNYQMMNKAFRLILDGAPLIAIHKARYYKRKDGLALGPGPFVTGLEYATDTKATVVGKPETTFFLEALSGTGCKPEETVMIGDDCRDDVGGAQNAGMLGILVKTGKYRAADEDKINPAPYLICESFPQAVDHILHHLL comes from the exons ATGGCAGCTCGGCGCGTGCTGAAAGCAGTCTTGGTGGATCTCAGTGGCACACTTCACGTTGAGGACTCAGCTGTGCCGGGCGCACAGGAAGCTCTTAAAAG ATTACGCAATGCTCCAGTTGCCATTAGATTTGTGACCAACACAAccaaagagagcaagagagaccTTCTGGAGAGGCTGAAGACACTGGAATTTGACATTGCAGAAGATGAGATCTTCACATCTCTGACTGCGGCCAGAAACCTCCTGGAGCAAAAGCAGGTCCGGCCCCTGCTGCTGGTGGACGACAATGCTTTGCAAGATTTCAGAG GGATACCTACAAATGATCCCAATGCCGTGGTGGTAGGACTAGCTCCTGAGCACTTTAACTATCAGATGATGAATAAAGCATTTCG GTTGATCCTGGATGGTGCCCCTCTTATAGCTATACACAAAGCTAGATATTATAAGAGGAAAGATGGCTTAGCTCTGGGCCCTGGACCTTTTGTAACTGGACTGGAATATGCTACAGACACCAAAGCAACAGTGGTGGGGAAACCAGAGACAACCTTCTTTCTAGAAGCCTTATCAGGGACTGGCTGCAAGCCGGAGGAGACGGTTATGATTGGCGAT GATTGCAGGGATGATGTGGGTGGAGCCCAGAATGCTGGCATGCTAGGTATTTTAGTGAAGACTG GTAAATATCGAGCAGCAGATGAAGACAAAATTAATCCTGCTCCTTACCTCATCTGTGAGAGCTTCCCACAAGCAGTAGACCATATCCTACACCATCTGCTATGA